From Oscillatoria sp. FACHB-1407, a single genomic window includes:
- a CDS encoding AAA-like domain-containing protein, translated as MRLIVDTMLETPGAPLPPDSRFYIGRPPIEAQAYVEISKPGSLIRVRGSKRMGKSSLMLRLIEQAIALEYQTVTIDFREADAVIFEQPHKFFRWLCTLVTRQLKLPLQLDHYWDEGVGSKVSCTLYLEGYILPQINCPLVLFLNEVSRIFEYPAIAKEFLPLLRFWYEQARQATVWQQLRQVVLHSTEIYVALNLHQSPFNVGLSLQLPPFTYNQVMELAEQYKIFPKTAEVEVLLALTGGQPYLIQLAFYHICDRHLSLKTILETAASPHGIYGEHLQSQTIALQQNPDLIRAFQLANTSDDWVVLEPLLAYQLDSMGLVTMNGIQCRVSCQLYRQYCNQSHHLVSQSSEQQIARLEEENQRLQALATIDALTNVANRRYFDKCLREEWWRLLRDGSPIALILADIDYFKLYNDTQGHQAGDRCLQRVASAMQSTLKRSADLVARYGGEEFAIILPNTDAMGAMQVAESIRNTVRALAIAHPATQVGSQISPIITMSLGVASMLPHAHNEPSQLIQAADEALYCSKTQGRDRVTLSSILAFKF; from the coding sequence ATGAGGTTAATCGTTGACACAATGCTCGAAACCCCTGGAGCACCATTGCCACCTGATTCGCGCTTTTATATTGGACGACCTCCAATTGAAGCGCAAGCGTATGTTGAAATTAGTAAACCAGGGAGCTTGATCCGCGTCCGAGGATCAAAGCGGATGGGAAAGAGTTCTCTGATGCTGCGCTTAATTGAACAGGCGATCGCGCTGGAGTATCAGACCGTCACGATTGACTTTCGAGAAGCAGATGCCGTCATTTTTGAACAACCCCACAAGTTCTTTCGCTGGCTCTGCACGTTGGTGACTCGACAATTAAAGCTGCCTTTGCAACTGGATCACTATTGGGATGAAGGCGTGGGTAGCAAGGTTAGCTGTACGTTGTATTTAGAAGGCTACATCTTACCCCAGATCAACTGTCCCCTCGTTCTCTTTTTAAACGAGGTGAGCCGAATTTTTGAATATCCTGCGATCGCCAAAGAGTTTTTACCCCTTCTGCGGTTTTGGTATGAGCAGGCGCGTCAAGCTACCGTTTGGCAACAACTGCGTCAGGTTGTTCTACACTCAACCGAAATTTATGTTGCTCTGAATTTGCATCAATCTCCCTTTAATGTCGGCTTATCACTGCAATTGCCACCTTTCACCTATAACCAGGTCATGGAACTGGCGGAGCAGTACAAGATCTTCCCAAAAACAGCCGAGGTTGAGGTTTTGTTGGCATTAACGGGAGGGCAACCCTATCTCATTCAACTGGCGTTTTACCATATCTGCGATCGCCACCTCTCCTTAAAAACAATTCTAGAAACGGCTGCCTCACCCCATGGAATTTATGGGGAGCACCTCCAGAGTCAAACGATCGCCCTACAGCAAAACCCCGACTTAATCAGAGCCTTTCAACTAGCGAATACCTCAGACGATTGGGTTGTCCTAGAACCATTACTAGCTTATCAACTAGACAGCATGGGGTTAGTGACGATGAATGGGATTCAATGTCGAGTCTCATGTCAGTTATATCGACAATACTGCAACCAATCGCATCATCTTGTATCGCAATCTAGCGAACAGCAAATTGCTCGGCTTGAGGAAGAAAACCAACGACTTCAAGCACTGGCGACAATTGACGCGCTAACGAATGTGGCTAATCGCCGCTATTTTGATAAATGCCTGCGGGAAGAGTGGTGGCGTTTGCTGCGAGACGGATCACCCATCGCTTTGATCCTGGCTGATATTGATTATTTCAAGTTATATAACGATACTCAGGGACATCAAGCAGGCGATCGCTGTTTGCAACGAGTGGCATCGGCGATGCAATCAACCTTAAAGCGGTCTGCTGATTTAGTCGCTCGCTATGGGGGCGAAGAGTTTGCAATCATTCTGCCAAACACCGATGCAATGGGGGCAATGCAAGTGGCAGAGTCTATTCGCAACACAGTCAGAGCACTGGCGATCGCTCATCCTGCAACTCAAGTTGGATCTCAAATCTCTCCTATCATCACGATGAGTCTTGGAGTTGCCAGTATGCTTCCCCATGCTCACAATGAACCATCCCAACTGATTCAAGCTGCCGATGAGGCATTGTACTGTTCAAAAACTCAGGGGCGCGATCGCGTTACGCTCAGCTCAATTCTCGCGTTTAAGTTCTAA